Part of the Bacillus sp. THAF10 genome is shown below.
GCCTGTTGCTAGTGTAAGAGAAGAAAATAACCGGATTGTTACGTTAACTCAATCTGAAAGGGTCCGTTTTGATGAACAATTAGAAGCGCTCGATCGGGTCGATATTATTGTTTCTCATAAGTTTGACGGAGAATCCAAGACGGAAATTTTTATGACAGATGTCCTAGTTGCTGGGGTCGTGAAAAGCGGCGGAGATTTTTCAGGTATCGCGGTTGAAATTCCTACTGAGGATGCGCCACAGCTTATACATATGCAAAATTACGCAGACAGCATCCGAATCTTAAAAGCGAATGTTGGAAAAGGCAACACCATTAATGATGTAGAGGAAGCTCCTTCAGAAGAACCGCCAGCTGAAGAGGAGAAGGAAGAAGCAAAGGAAGAGCCAAAGGAAGAGCCTAAGAAAGAAGCTCCAAAGGAAGAAAAGCCAAAAGAAGAGAAAAAAGACAAAGACAAGGACGGCAACAACTAGATGGAGGATGTAAGAGATGAAAGATAATCCGAAAGTGTTAATCGTTAGTGAGGAAGAGGTAATTGCAGATCAGCTTCAGCGGGTCTTATCGGAAGAAGGTCAGGTGGAAGGGCTGCAATACCAGGAGCTACGAGGAGAGTTTGATCGCTTAGCACCTGATTTGATTTTTATCGTCCAAACGGAGGATGAGTCGACTTGCATCGATGCCATTGATTATATTCATCAGGAAAATCCGCT
Proteins encoded:
- a CDS encoding flagella basal body P-ring formation protein FlgA; this encodes MLESKRRAVIFLSLSLLLAIAAGFLFLQKVSAINAELGGMTRVFIASEDIASRAVIQPNQVTTMEIPNRFVNESHITDVSELANRVSVVPLSKGELITSSMIKPVASVREENNRIVTLTQSERVRFDEQLEALDRVDIIVSHKFDGESKTEIFMTDVLVAGVVKSGGDFSGIAVEIPTEDAPQLIHMQNYADSIRILKANVGKGNTINDVEEAPSEEPPAEEEKEEAKEEPKEEPKKEAPKEEKPKEEKKDKDKDGNN